The genomic interval TCGCGCCTGACCGAAGCGTTCGATCAGCTACGCACCCGGCCCGATTGCATCAGCGTGCCGGAATTCGGGCTGTTCGGCTGCGTCGTGCCGGTGCCGGGCGACGCGGAGGAAGGCACGTGGCGCATGGCGAGCATTCGCGACGAGATCTTTATCGTGGTGTCCGACTGCAATTACGCGCATAGCCGCTCCGAAAGCGTGCTGCCCGAGTCGTTCGTGGAGTTTCACTTCTCGCTCTCGGGGCCCGCGAGCGTGGACTTCTCCGACACCGGCAATCTTCAGGTCAACGCGCCGAATCTGCTCGTGTGCCGGCAGGGCGCCGACGTGCGCTATCAGGTCACGTGCGGCCCGGGACCGTGGCAGTCGGTGGGGCTCTACGTGACGCAGCGCTACTTCGACCGCCTGTTGCGCGCGCTGGGCGGCGAGGCCGACCGCATTCGCGCGGAACTGGCCGCCATCGGCAACGACCAGATCTATAACCGCCAGATTCCGTTCAGCGTCGAGGCCCTGCATATCGCCGAGCAGTTGCTGGCTTCGCCGTATCGCGGCGCGCGGCAAATGCTGTATCTCGAAGGCAAGAGCACGGAGATCCTGTGCGCGTGCATCGAAATGTGGCTGGCGCATTTGAGCGACGACAAGCCCGGCGAAACGTTGTCGGCGCGCGACCTGCGGCTGATCGAGAAGGCTCGCGAAACGATCCTCGCGGACCTGCGTCTCGCGCCGACCATTCCCGAACTCGCGCGCGCGGTGGGCACCAACGCGTCCAAGCTCAAGCGCGGTTTCAAGTTTCTCTACGGCATGACGATCTTCGAGTACGGGTTGCGCTGCCGCATGAATCACGCATTGCATCTGCTCGTGGAAGGCCGCCACCCGGTGGGGCAGGTTGCGCTCGCGGTGGGCTATCAGCATCAAACGAGTTTCACCGCGGCGTTTCGCGACTACTTCGGTTTCGCGCCGAAAGACGCGCGCCGTCTCGCGAGCCCGGTTTCACTGGGGAAAACGGATACGCTCGCGCTAGCGGGCGCCGGGAAGGACAAGGCGCTCTCCGCGGAAGCGCCGCGGCCCACTGAAAACGAAACGCGCGAAGCGTCGTTGAGCACGCCGCCGCGCGCGAAGTAACGCGGGTTCGCTCGCGGAACGGGCGCAATGCGTATGCGTCACGCTCTTTGATATAGGAAATCGGCAGGATCGCCTCGCGCCCCGTGTCTTCCGGGTTTTTACGTTGCTAGCATCGACCATCGTCGCGTGAGCCGTGTTGTCACGACTCGCGCTGCATGAAACGATCCGTCCCGTGTGGACGGCACCACGCAACGAAAAGGAAACACGATGACGTCTATCGCAGTTCGCAATCCTCGCACCGGCGAGTTCGACTACGAAATCGAGAATATGGACGCGGGCCAAACGGGCGCCGCGATCTCCGCGGCTCGCGCGGCCCAGCATGCGTGGGCGCAAGGCGGCCTGCCGCATCGTACGGCGGCGCTGCTGGCCTGGGCCGACGAGCTGGAGAAGAACGGCGCCGCGATTGTCGAGGCGCTTTCCGTCGACACCGCGCGGCACCGCATCTCGCACGAAGAACTCGGCGCGGTGATCCATTTCATTCATGGCTTCTGCCAGCACGCGCCCGATGTGCTCGCCACGCCGTTCCGCAAGCTCGACGCGCACCCCGACGTCGTGTTCAAGATCACCTACGCGGCCTACCCCGTGGTGGGCGTGATCAGCCCGTGGAATTTCCCGCTCGTGCTGTCGTTCATCGACGCGATTCCCGCGCTCGTGGCGGGCGCGGCCGTGGTCATCAAGCCGAGCGAAGTCACGCCGCGTTTCATCGAGCCGCTGCGCCGCAGTATCGCCGCGATTCCGGCTCTCGCCAACATCATCACGCTCGTGACCGGCGGCGCCGAAACCGGTGCGGCGATCGTCGCGCAAGCCG from Paraburkholderia acidisoli carries:
- a CDS encoding helix-turn-helix transcriptional regulator; translation: MSTPLGLFRTSLAGPQSRLTEAFDQLRTRPDCISVPEFGLFGCVVPVPGDAEEGTWRMASIRDEIFIVVSDCNYAHSRSESVLPESFVEFHFSLSGPASVDFSDTGNLQVNAPNLLVCRQGADVRYQVTCGPGPWQSVGLYVTQRYFDRLLRALGGEADRIRAELAAIGNDQIYNRQIPFSVEALHIAEQLLASPYRGARQMLYLEGKSTEILCACIEMWLAHLSDDKPGETLSARDLRLIEKARETILADLRLAPTIPELARAVGTNASKLKRGFKFLYGMTIFEYGLRCRMNHALHLLVEGRHPVGQVALAVGYQHQTSFTAAFRDYFGFAPKDARRLASPVSLGKTDTLALAGAGKDKALSAEAPRPTENETREASLSTPPRAK